The following proteins are encoded in a genomic region of Cricetulus griseus strain 17A/GY chromosome 7, alternate assembly CriGri-PICRH-1.0, whole genome shotgun sequence:
- the Leap2 gene encoding liver-expressed antimicrobial peptide 2, whose protein sequence is MRKADRCQPIKGNGNCPLSFRLQHLPFAKMLQLKLFAALMTCLLLLSQVNGSPVPELASAKRSRRMTPFWRGVSLRPIGASCRDDSECITRLCRKRRCSLSVAQE, encoded by the exons ATGAGAAAGGCAGATAGATGTCAGCCTATAAAAGGAAACGGGAACTGCCCCCTGTCTTTCAGGCTCCAACATCTTCCTTTTGCCAAGATGTTACAGCTCAAACTCTTTGCAGCGCTCATGACTTGCCTGTTGCTGTTGAGCCAG GTCAATGGCTCCCCAGTACCAGAACTGGCTTCAGCGAAGAGATCCAGGAGAATGACCCCATTTTGGAGAGGGGTTTCCCTCAGGCCCATTGGTGCTTCCTGTCGGGATGATTCAGAGTGTATCACAAGACTATGCAG AAAAAGACGATGTTCTCTAAGTGTGGCCCAGGAGTGA